A stretch of DNA from Mugil cephalus isolate CIBA_MC_2020 chromosome 12, CIBA_Mcephalus_1.1, whole genome shotgun sequence:
cacacacacacagcaaaaagCCATCTCTTAATGGCAGTCAAATCCCCTGGATGGAGTGATAGACGGAGGGATGGGGATGGAGATGGGCGGTTGGCAGGATTACAGAAGCAAAGCACAACACTCACAGATCAAACCTCAGAGGTCGAGCAGCAACTTGGAAACACAGAGATTAAAAACGAACCAACACATAAGAGCATGAAAGTTGGACGTCAAAATGTATGAGAAATTTGGTGGTTGTAGTGGATTAGGGGATCAGGAGCCGGCAGGTTGATCTGATGACAGAGGCGATCGATACAATTTCCCATGGACTGACTGACCGCCATCTTTCCCTACATCTGAGTTTTAAATGGCCCTCAAACCTGAACTTGACACAGAAATTACACAACCGGCTTTTAATGGGTTTCACTGACTCTGTGGTTATGAAACCTACTCAGCACATTAGAGGCCCAAGAGTCACATGAAAAGCCCTCCCGAAAAATTAGGgtaaaagtttagttttttttccccctcaaacagGATAAGAGACACATAATGACTGCTGTGGACAAAGTAGAAGCCATCTGTAGAGACATGAAATACAGGTCaggtttctcttttcttttcacatctgGTGACAACGGGAGGAGACAACACAAGCATCAGGGCAACCCTCTGGATTATGGCACCGGTTCATTAAACCCATTAGAGAGTTCCAGTGAAGCCAGAACATCCAGGTTTTGTCCCAAAATTGAGGAAACGCTATCCATAGCAGTTAACTGGGTCACtgatttttcctcttctttctttcattttcagtttttgacTATTATTTCCTCCACCGTACTCATACATGTTGATGGTACATTCTCGtccacctgtccagggtgtaacccCACCTCTCGtccactgacagctgggataggctccagccccctgtaaccctccagaggacatgCACAAAGTTAATGAACTTCAGGTTGTTTGTAAAAGGTTCGTTAcgtgtaaacattttcataatgttcttctttgcactgaatCAAAGGCaaacattatttataggttatcaTGCTGTTATGTCATTGATCCGGCTCACTGATACCAGGTTCGTAGTATTTTTCCAGCATGGTTATTGTTTGTTAAACTAGCTGAAGGACTGCAGTAGGAGCTCTCTGGTTTGTGGTCGACAGACTAATCAAAAGGCCAAAATGGTGGAAATTCACATATATAATTTagacatttcatcatttttataaCATGTCTGGTAAAATGTTTATATCTACAATGCAACATTAAGTTCATTACCTCACCTACACTCTGACACTCTCACAACTGCCAGACGGTTGTGAGAGCACCCAACAGCACCCAACAGCACGCGTATGCAGCGTCCCACGCCGTGACCACAAGCTCACGAGTTCCATTTAAAGgcagctataaatacacaaacatggCAGACATTCAATGAGATTTAATGTAAGTCACGTCCAGGTTGAATCCAGATGATCCTCGTCacagaattaaaacatttgGAGCTAAAAATCAAGTTTAAGcgtccatgttttgttttttttccacaaaataataattgaacTTGGAAGAACAGTCCCACTCAAGAATCAAGACCACCCTAGGAGCAAGTGGGACATCTAGGATATAATATACTCAACAGTTTGAAGAACCCATTAGTGAACAGTATTTCACAATGAGGTTTATGTGGGTTAATGCCACACTTGTGCTACATTTATTAAAGGCTCCATATTTAAATCACTGAAACCTGTGTAAACATATATTGGACATTGAATCCATCCTCCCTGTTTCACCCAGTAATGTCCATCTCGCCTTCCAAGTAGGCCGTACTATCAATAACAATTGTCCAGCAAGACATGTTCAGCTAGTGTTGCTTATTACTAGAGTAAGATCCCCTACAACTCACAATAGCAGCAATGGCATCAGGTTATATTGATAAAAGTTGACTTGTCAAGAAGAAGCCAAGTAGGAGCACCATGGTCAGCACCTGGAATGTCCACAGCCCTGCCTGGAGCATCATTGATCCAATATGACAGTTCCTGTAATTGTGTGGTTGGTTTGTCAAAGAATAATAGGCATTATAAAATTTTAAGTTTCAGAGCAACGTACGCAATTTTCTCAAGCCATCGCAGCACAATCTCATCCAGTAGGAGACTGTAGGTGAGGCAGCTTCCCTCCACCACAACACAATCAGGCGACATGCTAACATGTAGTAAAAGGACTCTGTTCCATAGTAAGACTCCAAATATTGATATCAGGGGACTAGGGGTAATTTTCATTTCTAATACAAGGGAGAGGCCTTCCAAAACCCTTCCAAGCTAGGACATATCCAGAAAATCATGGACAAAATATTGGAAACAccaatttttgttttacaatatTCAAtcactggcttttttttttttaatgaacaaaacTGATCACAACCATTTAGAAAGGAGCATTTATTTAATAAGCTTTAGTCAAGGTCAGCTCAAACATTACAAGGAAGAACCTCGATTCCCCTGAACATCATGGCCATGTAGGATTAAAAGAACTTGGAAAAAACTATAATGCTGGCACAAATTTAGAAGCATGCCTAATTTTTATGCACCAAAGAATCATTGTGAGCTCCTTTCTACAGTGTTCAACTGAGcttggagaaaataaaacaattgaCACAGATGAATTTACAAATGAACTCTTCTCCATGAAGCTcatccaatatatatatatatatatatatatttttttttttaccaaattgAGTTTTGCCACCCGTCCATCCGCCTCGTATCAAGGCGACGGGCAGCTTTGCTACAGGTCTTCTCTGCACTTCTACCGTAAACAATTCTTCATGAAAACATGCGTGATTTTTCCAGAAACTTTTgcattcaaacatttatttagtaAAATCATACAATTTTTTTGCACAGCTGAGTCATTTCTCATGTCGTGCAGTAGCCTAAAGCTAATACAGAAAGCAAATTCTACATCTAAACAGCTCTATGGGTTCTCCAGCAATCGTGGAACAAGTCTCTGGTTCTGCctgctaaataaaagaaaagaaaaaaaacaaaaacaaaaaaaaacaagcatgcGCAGAGACCTCCTGTCTGTCCAGAAAAACAGAACCAAACGAAGCTGTTCTGTTCTGGAAATCAATGCCTCAGACCTGCTCCACATTCAAGGAGAACTCAAGAGGCTTCATATATGCAAATACAACAATGAGAATAAAccacatgtttgtttctttaaagaTTGCCATGTGCCAGACATtcaactggagaaaaaaaaaaaaaactattattggGTCAAATTAGAAGAAAATATCAATAATGCACACATTTGGAGAATCCGAACATTTCTGCACTGATATGGTTTAGGAAATTGAATTGCTCTTTTGATAGCTTTAGTCCAAACCTTGGCATGTTTGTTCAATTAATTTCAAATTTTGTTGACCAATTGGTATATTCTAATATTAGAGATGAGAGGCCCTGAGGAGGCCCTGAAACAGCTGTGGATATTATTTACTGAGTCCAATGTATCTTAAACATTAAAAAGCTCACACTACCCCGAAATATATAAATTTCACGCATACAGGTGACATTCAACATTCAAGTGCCAGTGTTTTTTGTACTGTCTTTTGGTCAAGTTTCTGAAACTTTCAAAGAATCACTTTGAGgcttacaaaaataaatatttgtcaaaAATGCTTAATAAATTACACAAAACTAGCAGCAAAAGTAGAATCTAGAAATCTGTGCAAATGGCTAAATTCCCCCCCGACTGCTAAATCTCCTGGTCCCAAATAAATCCTGGTTTAAACGGTGAGAACCCTTCCCCTTTGTAAACAAGCTGcgtttttttaatctccacaaTCTCCTCACACACAATATTTGGAAGCTTAAGGACACATATCCAAGACATCTATATAAAACTCTAGATGTGcaataaaacaacttttttgTAAAACTCGATGGGCACGACGTACAAGGGCCTACACACCTAAATCAAGTAGCACCATTCAATCTCAAGTTCTCAAAACACTGTCAGTGCATCCGCTTTTAGTTCAATTTgtttaaaaagagaagagaaaaaaaaaagtttcaaggCACAACACACCCGATGAGAAAACTGGGAGCATTTTGAGATTAAACGCCccgtctctctcttcctctcgaCTGGCCGCTCCTCTTTGAGAGGAAAAGCCGGCTCTGGCTTTCAAGGAGccacagattattattattttttttatacacgtCTGAGCAGATGAACTCCCAGAGGAGCTGACAGTACTTTAATGTTCCATAAAGGAAGTGGATAaccccccccgcccccgcccctaACCCTCCCCGCCTCTCTCGTCTTTGGCCACCTCCAGTTACACTCCGCAGCAATGGAAACCAAAGCCACTGACAATGGTGGTGCACTAAAACTGCGCCCCACGCCTACATCCCCACCCCAGTAGCCCACCCCCTTTAACCCCAGTGGTTGGAGTGCTGCTCTACTGCGCTATGTTCCTCGCCGTTTTAAGAAACCTCAGTGATCATTCAAATGCCTGTCTCCTTAAGATGAACCATGCCTCCAACGCAGCTTGAAAAGAGAAAACGTTTGTAATTAAGTTAAGCCTGCGACTCAGTTCACGTGTCCTTCCTCCttgaccaaaaaacaaaacacttgcaAGCGTAGAATACCATTGGGGCTGTGTGGCTGCAGGTAGCTTTGGTAAACACGAACACCACACACCCCCGCCCCCATGCCCCCCGATGCTGTGGTCCTTTATGCAGCCATTTTGAACTTCACTTTCAAGATGGCaggcattttttgttttttttcgatAACATATttgaagagaaacatttcaaaaagaaaaatataaagagaaaaacaacaaatcaaaaaacTGACTGTTTTTCAATTTTGCATACAACTTGCCCGAAAATGTCTCACgtaaaaatcaacaaaaaacacCGCCCACTTAATGTAGCTAGCACTTAGAAACATACTAGCTGCCGTAACACTGTCAAGTCAATTGAAAAAGTGTGGAGTAACAAGTTCCAGCATTGATTAGTCTTGTCTGAACCTCAGCAATAGTTGGCACTGAGCTTTAatgactttgtgtttctttaagttTACAATAGGAATGGCTATTTTCAAGACTACCATATCCATGAAAAAGGAGCCTGTCCAGGATAGAGTGagcgaaataaaaaaaagaaatgtaacttTGTCCCTTAGGATTAAAATACAGTTGGCCTCGTAGAGCGGCCCTGCTTGTATTAGGTAATGGCTCCATTAGCTGTTTGACTATAGAAAAGGCTACATGATGTTCCTGCAGTAAATTTTGAGGTTCAAATGGAGTCATGACTCTTGAGAGCCACAACGCCCCAGTATTTGCCAAGGTTTGATCAAGTCCAAGCTTATTTTACCTTTCTATTATACATtaataacatatataatatatattttattttttccccaaccaaaaaaaaatagtaaaaactaATTTAGAGCTCTCGGCCATGTTCATCtggtgaaatgaaaacataagatttcctgttttaaattcaaaaagGCACAGTACATTAACATACAAATGATCCTCAGGTTACTCAATTaggggtttgtttgtgtttttcttttttcactccacaaaaaaaaatttacttcTAACAATGAAAGTCCGACGTTGATGTCGGGCATTGCATGTCAGCGTCCATGCTCACTCTGAGGTGTGCGAAATCTCTGCGGTCTCCGGTGCATTGCACGTGCTGGTGACTTTCCTTTTGCGTCGTGctgcacttcctgtttttgtttgtttttccatttgttgaGAGAAGCGAATGGCAGAGAACCAGAGTTGGTAAtgtactgtgtgtgtcagtgaagcTTCACAGGGAGGGTTGTTAAGGTCTGGCTTAAGTTAACATGTGGTATCCATTGGGTTGGGTTGGTATGGCAACCTGTTCCTATGGTGACTAGTTCCCCCACCAATCCACACTTCCGCTACTGTAGTTTCCTCCGTAGCCGTCATTGCCATAGAAGTTGCCTCCAAAGCCGCCTGtcaaaaaaagtaaacaaacatttcaggtCAGttaacaaaatgacaaaattgcTTCACCAATGTTAAAGATTTAACCTTTTACAAGTGAATGTGACACTGGTGACTTTGAGATTACCGGAACTATGTCACAGTTTGCgccaatataatatataatataaaaaaataaaaattctaacagtttctgaaatacatATGTTGTGCTTTACAACCAACACGGTGTCATTCTGGCAATTTCACTTGCATCTCTTATAACATGCGGTAAATTGTTTCAGATATTCTGTAAAAATACACTTACCAGAcattttcaggacaaaaaaaaataaaataaaaaattcacacCGACATTTTGAGGCTTCTGTGTAAAAATATTAAACCACACTCCTTACCTCCAAAGCCACGGTTTCCGCCATGACCTCCAGTGTTTCGCCCTCCTCTGTTGCTACTGAAGCCTCCAGAGCCAGGTGTCTGACGGTAGTCTCTAGCTCCGAAACCACCAGAGAACCTGAACAAGACCACAACAAACTGTCCGTTAGAGACCTGGACAAGATATTTCTTCTTGAGAAATGAACCAAAGAGTAACTTTTTGTTGTAACACAGGCCTGAGTTTAAACACTTTCTAAATGAATACAGGACTTTGAAGTTGTCTCCAAAGCCAGTTCTtaagcttgttacatactcAGCAAGGAATGTTTTCTTGCTCCGAGGGCTGAGAGATCAAGAAAGAAAGTTTTGGCCAAGTAATTTATAATCTGGGAAGTCCTCATAGGCACCACCCCATACTCAGAGTGGCTGCTGGCAGTTCCACATTAACCACAACCACTTCTAATTTCCAACCAATCACAAAACAATAACCAGACACTACACATGAGACGCGTGACGGTTGATGTGTTGAAAACAAGCTGCGAGAACTCACAAAGCAGCCCTAGGAGCGTGATAACAAACTTCTTGTGGAGTATGtaacaactttttttcctgATTACGCAGCACGATGCAGGACAGCAGTTATGTCCCTTCATCACGTTTATTCCCAATTTTCTTTCCCTGTTTATTAAGACCTGTGTAGTTGGCTGTGTACGACTGTTGAGCGTGTGGCGTCAGTTACCTCTTAGATCGTCCACGGGTGCTGCTCTTGTGCTGGTGCTCGTAGGCCAGGCTTTCAAGCCAGGAGGGAACCTCCTGCTTGGCCTCAACCAGAATGTCCAGCAAATCTTTGgttatgttgctgtttttgtcgTTAAAGAACGACGTGGCCAGACCTGCATCAGCAGAGAAGATGATAGTTGATATAAAATTGATGTAGACAACAGGaatcaaaataatagaaaaaaataataataatgataaaaaaaacaaaacacataccAAGGTTGCCCACACGTCCCGTACGGCCAATACGGTGAACGTATTCCTCAATGTCACTGGGCAAATCAAAGTTAATGACGTGCTTCACATTGCTGATGTCCAGACCTCTAGCAGCCACCTGGAAACAGGagacaggaagaaataaaacattgagaTACAAGACTTTTAGTCTAATAATAAGGGAACCTGTGACAGCTCAACCTGAGACTCCCTTCATGACCCTGTTGCTTAATTTTCTTCCAACGATTTgtccaaatatattttaaaaaatgggatTGCTTACAGCTGTAGCCACCAAGATGGGGCAGCGTCCAGACCGGAACTGATGCAGagcctcctctctgtctctctgggaTCGGTCTCCATGGATGCTGGTGCAGGCATAACCCTCGTGGTACAGGAAATCTTCCAGAGCATCTGCTCCCTTCTTGGTTTCCACAAACACCAGAGTCAGGGAGTCTTTACCTGTTCAACCGGAAATAAACAGGACGAAACACAAGGTTGGGACAACGGGACAACATAAAGGGTGAAAACCAATCAGCTTAAAtataaaatggatttaaaaatgaataaataaggcCAGCAATTGTAAAGAtatgacaaatgaaaaatgacaactTATAAATGGAAGGGTTGCATAAAAAGCTTTAAATTTACTGACAACCATTAACTGAAAACACTGGTTTTGGTTTCTCATTACTTTCtcttagaaaagaaaaaacaaaaaacaaacaaaaaaaaaaactaatgaatttCTTAAATTATCAGGTAACATTCCAGATATTTATCATTAATGGCCATCAGAATAAAAGCTTGAGACAATAAAATGGCAGAGGGGTGACGGGGGTAGGATAAGGCCATTCCAGATCGCATCATTCACAGATAACCctgtcactgttttgttttttgctaatGCACTCTGGCCCAAGccaatacaaaaataaactacatCCATCAAAGCTCCGTCCTTTGCGTATTATATAAgcctgaggaaaaaataaaagacaaaatatagTCCAGATCAGATAGTAACAGAAAACCAAGTACTGGTAACATGCAGCAGAACTCCCGCCCTCTTCTAACAAGTCTTTGTTGAGTGCTTAAGAAATCTGTTCATGACATAAATTACACAGtagtttgctttttttggcGGCAGCCTGGAGACCAGTATGTTTTTATAATTTGGAGATGTaatcaagttaaaaaaaagtagttttttttgtgctttttaattCGAGTGGTGTAAATAAGCTTCCTGAAGGTACCAAATAAGAGCCCTTAAATCTGTCACAGCCATCTGACTCAAAGATGGAGCTCTCCAGCTGAGACAGCTgatgttgaaaaaaacaaagtgcaagGCAAATTTACTGTTTTCATACACGCTCTTACTAGAaatggggggagaaaaacatatataaatatatataaaaactgagGCAGCATGTCAGCCGGGGGGGAGCAGAGGGACAGGATGAGCTGTGGGATGTGATGTTTCTGGCTCGTGGGGCGGAGTGAAGTTATGGTACGTTCACACTCACCTGGTTTCTCTGGGGCCTCTGTCACATTTTCCTGAACCTCACTGGGAATAACTAAGATAAAACCAAACCGGCCAGTAAACGTAAGGCTGCTCAGTACACAACTTTCACAGCATAAGAAGCAAACTCCCAAAATACGATAAAAGATTTCAGAACACGCTCACCCctgcatttttatgtttataatGAACAATTGTTAGCATAATGTAGCAAAGTCAATATTGGCTCAGTGTGGGAAGACTGACACAGGATGATGGGTTAGAACCCAGTGTGACCTTCATGTAAGTGTGTGGGGTGCGgttaaaaatattgatttgtgCATTTTCACCTGTGGCATTCAGCAGGTCAAGGAGGAAGGACCTCTTGTCCGTCTCCTCCACCCAGACCACCTTCTGGGTGATGTTTTCTGAAGTGGAGCCGACACGCCCCACTGCCAGGAAAATGTAGTCCTCCAGGAAGTCACGAGCCAGgatctacaaaataaataaaataaagaaactcatGAGAATGTAGATATTTTCCACATTAAGTCATATGTTATACTTGTTAAAACCCCCAACATACCTGGATCTCTTTGGGGAATGTGGCGCTGAACATCATAGTCTGTCTGATGCCTTTGGGGGGCATGGTATCTTGCTCCACAATGCGTCTGATCTGAGGCTCAAAACCCATGTCCAACATGCGATCGGCCTCATCCAGGACCAAGTAGCTGTAGACACATTTAATATTGCCAATAAATATCaagtatttcagaaaaaaatatacatttctttGACTGTGCCATTACTAACTTGCAATAGTCCAGGCCAATCTTGCCCCTCTCCATCATATCAACCAGGCGCCCAGGTGTGGCCACCAGCAGGTGACAGCCTCTCTCCAACTCTCTGATCTGTTGGCCAATATCGGCACCTCCGTACACGACACAGGGACGCACGCGTGAGCGATAGGCAAACTGGAAAAGAGGgggttaaaatatttaaaaacttaaagctGAAAGATCCTAACATTTAGACAGTATCAGTTTTACGCTTACCTTTCTCGCCTCATCATAGATTTGCAAGGCTAGCTCTCTGGTGGGAGCGAGGACAAGGGAGATTGGGTACTGCTTACGACGGCCATACCTTCCATTCTCCTGAGGATAAAAGCAGAGTGTTTATTAGAACAAGTCAAGTGGTTGAGTTCAGTTATTGTGCCTCTTCCTTTGCCCAGTACCTGTCCACTGTTCTTGATGGCCTGCAGAGCATCCCCAGGCCCGTCTGTGTAGATCTGACTCAGCACTGGCAGCAAGAAGGCGGCGGTTTTACCAGAGCCTGAAACACAGAAGGGAGTAACTAAGTCAATAGGTACAGGCTGAATTAGGGCCGGGTATCAGTATTAGTTTGTTAAAGTAATTTGATTAACAAGGTTCTGAAccaattcaattcatttttgaaatatttcagtttaaggAATTTGACTCACACCAGTGACATTCTAGAGATCTGGGGTCCGTATATTACCCCTAGTTTTACATCTTGCATGCATCTTTCATTTTGTGGGActgttctgtctctctccatatttttttaaatcagcttttaGGTCTGAAGCACCATCAAGACAGCCTCATTGTGTGGCCTCTTAGAAAGCAGACTCTAGTGGATCTTCCAAATAAAGATTGTGGGGGAAAACaagatgtattttttctttaatcctAGGCCTTTGTTGAACGATggtttattattcatttctttgttttagtcACACTCAATGCTGGTCATTCTTAAGACATTTGAGAATGTATATAAATACTAACCAGTCTGGGCACAGGCCATCAGGTCTCTCTTGGACTTGATGATGGGGATAGCATGCTTCTGGACCGGGGTGGGCCGAGTGTACCGACTCAGACCGATGTTCCCCATGACAATCTCACCCATGTCCACATCATGGAACTGCACAATACATTACATCAGTATAAAATTGCTGTAAAATtcactgttaaataaataaaaacaatcacatGATATCCAGATAGACCTACGCTTTCAATGTGGGGTGGACAGTTGTTTCCAGTAGCCTCCACAGGAATATCATCGTATTTCTCAAAGTTTATGCCAGTGTTGCTCCCAGAGAAAAGCTCACTAGAAGATAAGGTTTGTAGAAGTTAGCTAAATGCAGATAGGGATGGCTGCAAGTTATATAATCAGTTATCAGAATCTTACTTTTCCAGGCGCTCATTGGGAGCAGTGGGTTTGGACCAGTCCTCGTCCCTGGACTCCTCCACCCAGCGGCTGTTTCCTCCACCAGAAAAGCCCCCACGCTCGTATCTGTAGACAAGCACACAAGCTGTTTACATTTGGAGCTCAAAgaacaacatttcatttcatgtcagaGTTAATATAAGGTTAACTCCTCTCTCATGTGACATAATACACAAGTGACTGTGGGTTGTTATGTGCTATTGTTGTAAACTTCAGCTCGCAAACCTGTTTGGATGAAATGAAGTATTTAGAGCCTCCTTCTCaagtatttaattaaataatggtTTTACACACCTTCCTCTGGAGCCTGCTCCGCGGTCATTGAAGAAGGCAGACTTGGACCTATCATTGCGTCCTCCAAAGCTGTTGTAGGCAGC
This window harbors:
- the ddx3xa gene encoding DEAD-box helicase 3 X-linked a isoform X10 — translated: MSHVVVDNPHGLDQQLAALDLNSADGQGGGTGRRYIPPHLRNKDGPKNDSAGWDGGRSNGFVNGYHDNRTNGGYGGRGPPRNDRGGRGAYRGNRGGGAFNQPLQNAAFGNYDNKDGNWGGAPRDAAYNSFGGRNDRSKSAFFNDRGAGSRGRYERGGFSGGGNSRWVEESRDEDWSKPTAPNERLENELFSGSNTGINFEKYDDIPVEATGNNCPPHIESFHDVDMGEIVMGNIGLSRYTRPTPVQKHAIPIIKSKRDLMACAQTGSGKTAAFLLPVLSQIYTDGPGDALQAIKNSGQENGRYGRRKQYPISLVLAPTRELALQIYDEARKFAYRSRVRPCVVYGGADIGQQIRELERGCHLLVATPGRLVDMMERGKIGLDYCNYLVLDEADRMLDMGFEPQIRRIVEQDTMPPKGIRQTMMFSATFPKEIQILARDFLEDYIFLAVGRVGSTSENITQKVVWVEETDKRSFLLDLLNATGKDSLTLVFVETKKGADALEDFLYHEGYACTSIHGDRSQRDREEALHQFRSGRCPILVATAVAARGLDISNVKHVINFDLPSDIEEYVHRIGRTGRVGNLGLATSFFNDKNSNITKDLLDILVEAKQEVPSWLESLAYEHQHKSSTRGRSKRFSGGFGARDYRQTPGSGGFSSNRGGRNTGGHGGNRGFGGGFGGNFYGNDGYGGNYSSGSVDWWGN
- the ddx3xa gene encoding DEAD-box helicase 3 X-linked a isoform X2; the protein is MSHVVVDNPHGLDQQLAALDLNSADGQGGGTGRRYIPPHLRNKDGPKNGNAYSAGRQCGYSVAPVNFFSSKQCPQPWQAECQQRHRNNYTAGWDDCKIGYPRLASQELAFYHAFSGGWRNRCASSSACTDNSVATDGNDDTASVQSWADHCDSAGWDGGRSNGFVNGYHDNRTNGGYGGRGPPRNDRGGRGAYRGNRGGGAFNQPLQNAAFGNYDNKDGNWGGAPRDAAYNSFGGRNDRSKSAFFNDRGAGSRGRYERGGFSGGGNSRWVEESRDEDWSKPTAPNERLENELFSGSNTGINFEKYDDIPVEATGNNCPPHIESFHDVDMGEIVMGNIGLSRYTRPTPVQKHAIPIIKSKRDLMACAQTGSGKTAAFLLPVLSQIYTDGPGDALQAIKNSGQENGRYGRRKQYPISLVLAPTRELALQIYDEARKFAYRSRVRPCVVYGGADIGQQIRELERGCHLLVATPGRLVDMMERGKIGLDYCNYLVLDEADRMLDMGFEPQIRRIVEQDTMPPKGIRQTMMFSATFPKEIQILARDFLEDYIFLAVGRVGSTSENITQKVVWVEETDKRSFLLDLLNATVIPSEVQENVTEAPEKPGKDSLTLVFVETKKGADALEDFLYHEGYACTSIHGDRSQRDREEALHQFRSGRCPILVATAVAARGLDISNVKHVINFDLPSDIEEYVHRIGRTGRVGNLGLATSFFNDKNSNITKDLLDILVEAKQEVPSWLESLAYEHQHKSSTRGRSKRFSGGFGARDYRQTPGSGGFSSNRGGRNTGGHGGNRGFGGGFGGNFYGNDGYGGNYSSGSVDWWGN
- the ddx3xa gene encoding DEAD-box helicase 3 X-linked a isoform X12, producing the protein MSHVVVDNPHGLDQQLAALDLNSADGQGGGTGRRYIPPHLRNKDGPKNAFGNYDNKDGNWGGAPRDAAYNSFGGRNDRSKSAFFNDRGAGSRGRYERGGFSGGGNSRWVEESRDEDWSKPTAPNERLENELFSGSNTGINFEKYDDIPVEATGNNCPPHIESFHDVDMGEIVMGNIGLSRYTRPTPVQKHAIPIIKSKRDLMACAQTGSGKTAAFLLPVLSQIYTDGPGDALQAIKNSGQENGRYGRRKQYPISLVLAPTRELALQIYDEARKFAYRSRVRPCVVYGGADIGQQIRELERGCHLLVATPGRLVDMMERGKIGLDYCNYLVLDEADRMLDMGFEPQIRRIVEQDTMPPKGIRQTMMFSATFPKEIQILARDFLEDYIFLAVGRVGSTSENITQKVVWVEETDKRSFLLDLLNATVIPSEVQENVTEAPEKPGKDSLTLVFVETKKGADALEDFLYHEGYACTSIHGDRSQRDREEALHQFRSGRCPILVATAVAARGLDISNVKHVINFDLPSDIEEYVHRIGRTGRVGNLGLATSFFNDKNSNITKDLLDILVEAKQEVPSWLESLAYEHQHKSSTRGRSKRFSGGFGARDYRQTPGSGGFSSNRGGRNTGGHGGNRGFGGGFGGNFYGNDGYGGNYSSGSVDWWGN
- the ddx3xa gene encoding DEAD-box helicase 3 X-linked a isoform X9; the encoded protein is MSHVVVDNPHGLDQQLAALDLNSADGQGGGTGRRYIPPHLRNKDGPKNAGNAYSAGRQCGYSVAPVNFYSAGWDGGRSNGFVNGYHDNRTNGGYGGRGPPRNDRAFGNYDNKDGNWGGAPRDAAYNSFGGRNDRSKSAFFNDRGAGSRGRYERGGFSGGGNSRWVEESRDEDWSKPTAPNERLENELFSGSNTGINFEKYDDIPVEATGNNCPPHIESFHDVDMGEIVMGNIGLSRYTRPTPVQKHAIPIIKSKRDLMACAQTGSGKTAAFLLPVLSQIYTDGPGDALQAIKNSGQENGRYGRRKQYPISLVLAPTRELALQIYDEARKFAYRSRVRPCVVYGGADIGQQIRELERGCHLLVATPGRLVDMMERGKIGLDYCNYLVLDEADRMLDMGFEPQIRRIVEQDTMPPKGIRQTMMFSATFPKEIQILARDFLEDYIFLAVGRVGSTSENITQKVVWVEETDKRSFLLDLLNATVIPSEVQENVTEAPEKPGKDSLTLVFVETKKGADALEDFLYHEGYACTSIHGDRSQRDREEALHQFRSGRCPILVATAVAARGLDISNVKHVINFDLPSDIEEYVHRIGRTGRVGNLGLATSFFNDKNSNITKDLLDILVEAKQEVPSWLESLAYEHQHKSSTRGRSKRFSGGFGARDYRQTPGSGGFSSNRGGRNTGGHGGNRGFGGGFGGNFYGNDGYGGNYSSGSVDWWGN
- the ddx3xa gene encoding DEAD-box helicase 3 X-linked a isoform X11; translation: MSHVVVDNPHGLDQQLAALDLNSADGQGGGTGRRYIPPHLRNKDGPKNDSAGWDGGRSNGFVNGYHDNRTNGGYGGRGPPRNDRAFGNYDNKDGNWGGAPRDAAYNSFGGRNDRSKSAFFNDRGAGSRGRYERGGFSGGGNSRWVEESRDEDWSKPTAPNERLENELFSGSNTGINFEKYDDIPVEATGNNCPPHIESFHDVDMGEIVMGNIGLSRYTRPTPVQKHAIPIIKSKRDLMACAQTGSGKTAAFLLPVLSQIYTDGPGDALQAIKNSGQENGRYGRRKQYPISLVLAPTRELALQIYDEARKFAYRSRVRPCVVYGGADIGQQIRELERGCHLLVATPGRLVDMMERGKIGLDYCNYLVLDEADRMLDMGFEPQIRRIVEQDTMPPKGIRQTMMFSATFPKEIQILARDFLEDYIFLAVGRVGSTSENITQKVVWVEETDKRSFLLDLLNATVIPSEVQENVTEAPEKPGKDSLTLVFVETKKGADALEDFLYHEGYACTSIHGDRSQRDREEALHQFRSGRCPILVATAVAARGLDISNVKHVINFDLPSDIEEYVHRIGRTGRVGNLGLATSFFNDKNSNITKDLLDILVEAKQEVPSWLESLAYEHQHKSSTRGRSKRFSGGFGARDYRQTPGSGGFSSNRGGRNTGGHGGNRGFGGGFGGNFYGNDGYGGNYSSGSVDWWGN